A stretch of the bacterium genome encodes the following:
- a CDS encoding superoxide dismutase produces the protein MAFTAKDFGTKILELDGISKKTCEEHLKLYNGYVNKTNEVLEKLAAHDGAGANQVYSEIRGLKVDLSFAIAGMQNHEVYFAHLTPGGSALSGDLKKQIEKDFGNYDKYIADLKASGMAARGWVWLVWWEDGKRLLNWVGDAQNSYLAWNMKPIMAMDVYEHAYFIDYGAARPAYIEAFIKNLCWETVAKNFDGARR, from the coding sequence ATGGCTTTCACCGCCAAAGATTTCGGCACCAAGATTCTTGAACTCGACGGCATTTCCAAAAAGACCTGCGAAGAGCATCTAAAGCTCTACAACGGATATGTAAATAAGACGAACGAAGTGCTTGAAAAGCTTGCCGCGCATGATGGCGCGGGAGCGAATCAGGTGTATTCCGAGATTCGCGGACTGAAGGTGGACTTGAGTTTTGCGATAGCCGGAATGCAGAATCACGAAGTCTATTTCGCGCACTTGACGCCGGGCGGCAGCGCGCTTTCGGGCGACCTCAAGAAGCAGATAGAGAAGGATTTCGGAAACTACGACAAATACATCGCGGATTTGAAAGCTTCCGGCATGGCCGCGCGCGGCTGGGTTTGGCTGGTGTGGTGGGAGGACGGCAAGCGTCTGCTCAACTGGGTAGGCGACGCGCAGAATTCATATCTTGCGTGGAACATGAAGCCGATTATGGCGATGGACGTTTATGAGCACGCCTACTTTATCGATTACGGCGCGGCACGTCCCGCCTACATTGAGGCGTTCATCAAGAATCTGTGCTGGGAAACCGTCGCAAAGAATTTTGATGGCGCGCGCCGCTGA
- a CDS encoding DUF302 domain-containing protein, with protein MSTASAQINYGWVKELPDTGYDDAIARVTELLKEEGFGVLTEIDVQSTLKKKIDMDFRKYVILGACNPHLASQALLAEPQIGLMLPCNVVVQEREGGGSIVSIIDPKAMFLFIENENLKPVAASAEEKLQNVLKKL; from the coding sequence ATGTCCACGGCGTCTGCACAAATCAACTATGGCTGGGTGAAGGAACTGCCCGACACCGGCTATGATGACGCCATCGCGCGCGTCACCGAACTGTTGAAGGAAGAAGGATTCGGAGTGCTTACGGAGATTGATGTTCAAAGCACGTTGAAGAAGAAGATCGACATGGATTTCCGTAAGTACGTCATCCTCGGCGCGTGCAATCCGCATCTTGCCTCGCAGGCTCTGCTCGCGGAACCGCAAATAGGGTTGATGCTGCCCTGTAATGTCGTCGTGCAGGAGCGGGAAGGCGGCGGATCGATCGTGTCCATCATTGATCCCAAGGCGATGTTCCTTTTCATTGAGAACGAGAACCTGAAACCCGTCGCCGCGTCGGCCGAGGAAAAACTGCAGAACGTGCTGAAGAAGCTGTAG
- a CDS encoding T9SS type A sorting domain-containing protein, with product MGSEVGNGVEFIPWLTSSPDSADTSEVLVNDILPILPSEFRLEVFPNLFNAVAQLSIFVRTPGTYDVVLYDVTGREAVRIHAEHIRSKSSVRLDMNRLASGVYFAALHAHGKTLATTKLLLLR from the coding sequence ATGGGTTCGGAGGTCGGCAACGGCGTCGAGTTCATCCCCTGGCTGACTTCTTCGCCGGATAGTGCGGATACGAGTGAAGTTTTAGTGAACGACATACTGCCGATTTTGCCAAGCGAATTTCGACTCGAAGTGTTTCCGAATCTGTTCAATGCGGTTGCGCAACTGTCAATATTCGTTCGCACGCCGGGGACTTATGACGTGGTTCTCTATGACGTGACGGGCCGCGAGGCTGTGCGAATACACGCTGAACATATAAGATCGAAAAGCTCCGTCCGTTTGGACATGAACCGGCTCGCCAGCGGCGTCTACTTCGCGGCGCTGCACGCACACGGCAAAACTCTCGCTACGACAAAACTGCTCTTACTGCGCTAA
- a CDS encoding T9SS type A sorting domain-containing protein: MRLLILFVVWLLSGQLFAQNLPTHTTTLFSGSGNCQMCHVSNGNIMTENGTDISPITQWRSTMMANSSKDPFWRAKVATELAAFPQHSALIQQRCTVCHVPIGHTQVRYDGFEHYDLSALPSDPLARDGVSCTVCHQVQPDNLGEPASYSGGYEITDERLIFGPYANPLQAPMINNVGYTPVLGAHTNDAELCATCHTLFTPSLDVEGNIIGEFPEQTPYIEWKNSFYGQAGNVSCQACHMRVSTSPQDIALVPPWHQELRSPYFQHLFVGANVTMLRLLRDHAQTLGVTALAAQFDTTIAETQRNLQTQTCALDLHAEHDGDSTILQVTVTNLAGHKLPTGIPLRRMWLHVRSQDDTGNVIFESGAWNDQGEIIGYDDPFEPHHDVISEESQVQVYEAVMGDDQGRRTWTLLRAVSHPKDNRLPPLMFTSEHLSYDSVAVYGVPPSDTNFNRVGGAEGSGSDIVTYRLPRSATVTVSVLFQTVQPGLVNYLAAHNLPETNAFMAMYSTQSHEPIFVTSETVILASGEVAPLPLPQDFSLRPLYPNPFNNTARLPLELARGMQVELSLYDIRGRRVMLYGQYFSAGRTEFEIDGSGLPSGVYMLQARAGDTKHSQRVILLK; the protein is encoded by the coding sequence ATGAGATTATTAATTCTATTTGTTGTTTGGTTGCTGTCCGGCCAGCTCTTTGCCCAAAATCTGCCGACACACACGACCACGCTGTTTTCCGGTTCGGGGAATTGCCAGATGTGCCATGTTTCGAACGGCAATATTATGACCGAGAACGGAACGGACATATCTCCAATCACGCAGTGGCGCTCAACGATGATGGCGAACAGCTCCAAAGACCCGTTCTGGCGGGCGAAAGTGGCCACCGAGCTTGCAGCTTTCCCGCAGCATTCTGCGCTGATTCAACAGCGCTGTACCGTCTGTCATGTGCCGATCGGTCACACTCAAGTTCGGTATGACGGTTTTGAGCATTATGACCTTTCCGCCCTGCCGAGCGATCCGCTGGCGCGCGACGGTGTGAGCTGTACCGTGTGTCACCAGGTCCAACCGGACAATCTTGGCGAGCCGGCGAGCTACAGCGGGGGCTACGAGATTACAGATGAGCGGCTCATTTTCGGGCCGTATGCAAATCCCTTGCAGGCCCCGATGATTAACAATGTGGGATACACTCCGGTGCTCGGTGCACACACGAACGACGCCGAGCTGTGTGCGACGTGTCATACGCTTTTCACTCCTTCCCTCGACGTGGAAGGCAACATCATCGGCGAGTTCCCTGAGCAGACGCCTTACATCGAGTGGAAGAACAGTTTCTACGGGCAAGCAGGAAACGTGAGCTGTCAGGCTTGTCATATGCGCGTCTCCACTTCCCCACAGGACATCGCACTCGTGCCGCCGTGGCATCAGGAATTGCGCTCTCCCTACTTTCAGCATTTGTTTGTCGGCGCCAATGTGACGATGCTGCGGCTACTGCGTGATCATGCACAAACGTTGGGTGTGACCGCGCTGGCGGCGCAGTTTGACACGACCATCGCCGAGACGCAAAGAAACCTGCAAACTCAGACATGTGCGCTCGATTTGCACGCAGAGCATGACGGCGATTCGACGATTCTGCAGGTCACAGTTACAAATTTGGCGGGACACAAGCTGCCAACGGGAATCCCGCTCCGCCGGATGTGGCTGCATGTGAGATCACAAGACGACACGGGAAATGTGATTTTCGAATCAGGGGCGTGGAACGATCAGGGCGAAATCATCGGCTACGACGATCCGTTTGAACCTCATCATGACGTGATTTCCGAAGAGAGTCAGGTGCAGGTTTACGAAGCGGTGATGGGAGATGACCAAGGCCGGCGGACATGGACGCTGCTGCGCGCTGTGTCGCATCCCAAGGACAATCGTCTGCCGCCATTGATGTTTACGAGCGAACATCTCTCGTATGACAGTGTCGCCGTCTACGGCGTGCCGCCCTCGGACACCAATTTCAACCGAGTGGGCGGCGCGGAAGGCAGCGGAAGCGACATCGTGACTTATCGTTTGCCGCGCTCCGCGACGGTTACCGTTTCTGTGCTGTTTCAGACTGTGCAGCCGGGTTTGGTGAATTACCTCGCAGCACACAACTTGCCGGAGACGAACGCCTTTATGGCCATGTACAGTACTCAGTCCCACGAACCGATCTTCGTGACATCAGAGACCGTGATACTTGCAAGTGGAGAAGTCGCGCCGCTCCCGTTGCCGCAGGATTTTTCCCTTCGACCCCTGTATCCCAATCCCTTTAATAATACAGCGCGCCTTCCCCTTGAACTTGCGCGCGGCATGCAAGTGGAACTGAGTTTGTATGACATTCGCGGGCGAAGAGTCATGCTTTACGGCCAATATTTCTCCGCAGGAAGAACTGAATTCGAAATTGACGGTTCGGGATTACCCAGTGGGGTTTACATGCTGCAGGCTCGCGCCGGAGATACAAAGCACTCGCAGAGGGTGATTCTGCTCAAATGA